In a genomic window of Amycolatopsis japonica:
- a CDS encoding Dyp-type peroxidase, translated as MPEQQNVLAPLTESALFLTLTIRPGGETTTRELLPELAGMIRSVGFPLPDEALTCVVGIGSEAWDRLFTGPRPERLHPFREVIGPRHRAPATPGDLFLHLRAKRLYPCFELARRVVGCLGDAVSVADEVAGFRYFDRRDLLGFVDGTENPTGDAADAAILVRDDPRFSGGSYLVVQKYVHDLDRWSAMPVEERELAVGRRMLDDIELPDEVKPADSHVALTTIEDGDGTERKILRDNMPFGSIAHGEYGTYFAGYTADPGVIEEMLSRMFLGDPPARSDRILEVSTAVTGGLFFVPALDFLANPPPCPANNGGARHD; from the coding sequence GTGCCAGAGCAGCAAAACGTGCTCGCCCCGTTGACCGAAAGCGCCTTGTTCCTCACCCTGACCATCCGGCCGGGAGGGGAGACGACCACTCGTGAGCTGTTGCCGGAGCTCGCCGGGATGATCCGGTCGGTCGGCTTTCCGCTTCCCGACGAGGCGCTGACGTGCGTCGTGGGCATCGGCTCGGAAGCGTGGGACCGGCTGTTCACCGGTCCACGACCGGAGCGGCTGCACCCATTCCGCGAGGTGATCGGACCGCGGCACCGCGCACCGGCCACTCCGGGCGACCTGTTCCTGCACCTGCGCGCGAAACGTCTCTACCCCTGTTTCGAACTCGCCCGCCGAGTGGTCGGCTGCCTCGGTGACGCCGTCTCCGTCGCCGACGAAGTGGCCGGATTCCGCTACTTCGACCGGCGGGACCTCCTCGGGTTCGTCGACGGTACGGAGAACCCCACCGGCGACGCCGCGGACGCCGCGATACTCGTCCGCGACGATCCCAGGTTCTCCGGCGGCTCGTACCTGGTGGTGCAGAAGTACGTGCACGACCTGGACCGGTGGAGCGCGATGCCGGTCGAGGAACGGGAACTGGCGGTCGGCCGCCGGATGCTCGACGACATCGAGCTTCCCGACGAGGTGAAACCGGCCGACTCGCACGTCGCACTGACCACGATCGAAGACGGCGACGGCACGGAACGAAAGATCCTCCGCGACAACATGCCCTTCGGGTCGATCGCCCACGGCGAGTACGGCACGTACTTCGCCGGTTACACCGCCGATCCCGGAGTGATCGAAGAGATGCTGAGCCGTATGTTCCTCGGCGACCCGCCGGCCCGTTCGGATCGCATCCTCGAAGTGTCCACCGCGGTGACCGGCGGCCTCTTCTTCGTCCCCGCACTCGATTTCCTGGCGAACCCGCCGCCTTGCCCAGCGAACAACGGAGGCGCGAGACATGACTGA
- a CDS encoding MmyB family transcriptional regulator, producing the protein MNTDRTRIPPRIRGGTTTLRPGRSNTARCRDPSIASALTRARRRESVPAGVAMLVTTLPLPAFVEGRYFDVLAVDPPAIALSTRLVVGGNRLRDVFLDPEEKDLYPDWEGATERPVAGFRQSVGTDTDDQGFIDLAGELSLASPRFRTLARTRRRTLPVDYRVGVVPVPG; encoded by the coding sequence ATGAACACCGACCGGACACGGATCCCACCCCGGATCCGGGGTGGTACTACAACACTACGACCCGGCAGGTCGAACACGGCACGCTGTCGCGATCCGTCGATCGCCTCGGCCCTTACCCGGGCGAGACGCCGAGAGTCGGTCCCTGCTGGCGTCGCGATGCTGGTGACCACGCTTCCCTTACCCGCGTTCGTGGAAGGCCGATACTTCGACGTCCTCGCCGTCGACCCACCGGCTATCGCGCTGTCGACGCGCCTGGTAGTTGGCGGCAACCGGCTCAGGGACGTCTTCCTCGACCCTGAGGAGAAGGATCTCTATCCGGACTGGGAGGGCGCGACCGAGCGGCCGGTCGCCGGTTTCCGGCAGTCCGTGGGCACCGATACAGATGATCAGGGCTTCATCGACCTAGCCGGTGAGCTGTCACTGGCCAGCCCTCGCTTCCGGACCTTGGCCCGTACCAGGCGCAGAACCCTCCCGGTCGATTACCGCGTCGGGGTCGTCCCGGTTCCTGGATAG
- a CDS encoding BTAD domain-containing putative transcriptional regulator, whose amino-acid sequence MVLIRVLGSFAAEAGGESVPLGGPRQRGVLALLVAARGQVVSVDRMVEDLWRGEPPSRALVSLQAYVSNLRRLLEPGRPPRVPARLLVTAAPGYALRLPPGAVDAWRFEELLDEARTLADPRDARARLDEALALWRGPAFAEVADEPWATAETARLHELRLVARELHIAAGLRLGDPAAVVPEAERLTRDDPLREAGWRLHALALWSSGRQADALAALRRARATFADELGLDPGPNLVALEEAILTQRTDVLRAAVPPPPAGPLQATAPTLLNSRPGAPTFVGREGELTALVAAAGQAATEGARVALVTGEAGLGKSTLLEYLGARLGQDGWLVATGRCPEVDSAPPAWAWVEALRRVAVNVPPGEFADDLAPLLSDSVPVDGDAAAGRFRLRQAVWNWLAAVAADRPVAVVLDDLHWADAATLELLGGGVGAQAPILIVAAYRVDESERLTDTLGSLARSAPLRLDLPGLNGDAVAELVRAECEADDATVAGIAERTGGNPFYVRESARLLSGEGALVALSEVPEGIRDVLRRRLARLPESGVSVLRLAAVAGRESSVDVLVKAADADEDGVLDALDAGIIAGLLDEPGPGRVRFVHALVRDTLVADVSRLRATRMHARIAAALENSGDVAALAYHYARAGSPKAVGYCVRAAELAEARYAHDVAATLLTDAVTNSSEPDERVGLLGRLLRAQIRAGAVAAARNTREQAVEYAESIGRDDLMIAAFTAWTEPTSWQARTYGTIDRPIVGRLRRLLRRTDLATDVRSRLLTAYANELVGEDDPTVMAAAREALDLATDPRLRAAALWVLARDPGREDYARELVEIGVEHDLPVYRVSGLLNQAVNAATANDPATMRRVTGEALDLARAYRMPEAIGAAEIALATLVLIEGRYADAERLYAEATERMDRAGSVHVGFLPLAQAAIWLNDGTLGDHLDDVRTLHEALGPMVADLLALALHAAGRGDEARRARTSPSPIRPDFFFTFLTSLRAMAIIALNDHDAAEEIYAELLPHRDGPPAGAASLSLALRPVAHTLGRLALLLGRADEAAAHFAQAATIADRWNAPHWSADARIHADLALSGRVSPPQER is encoded by the coding sequence ATGGTGTTGATCCGGGTGTTGGGCTCGTTCGCGGCCGAGGCCGGCGGCGAGTCCGTTCCCCTCGGCGGACCGCGGCAGCGAGGCGTGCTGGCCCTGCTGGTGGCTGCGCGTGGGCAGGTCGTCTCGGTCGACCGGATGGTCGAGGACCTGTGGCGCGGCGAACCGCCGTCGCGCGCCTTGGTGTCGTTGCAGGCGTACGTGTCCAACCTGCGCCGTTTGCTGGAACCCGGCCGCCCGCCGCGGGTCCCTGCCCGCCTGCTGGTGACCGCGGCGCCCGGCTACGCACTGCGGCTGCCGCCGGGGGCGGTGGACGCATGGCGCTTCGAGGAGCTGCTCGACGAGGCCCGCACGCTCGCCGATCCCCGTGACGCCCGCGCCCGGCTGGACGAGGCACTGGCGCTGTGGCGGGGACCGGCGTTCGCCGAGGTCGCCGACGAGCCGTGGGCCACTGCCGAGACCGCCCGGCTGCACGAGCTGCGCCTGGTCGCCCGCGAACTGCACATCGCGGCGGGACTGCGGCTCGGCGACCCCGCGGCGGTGGTACCCGAGGCGGAGCGCCTCACCCGCGACGATCCCCTGCGCGAGGCGGGCTGGCGCCTGCACGCCCTCGCGCTGTGGAGCAGCGGCCGCCAAGCCGACGCCCTGGCCGCGCTCCGCCGCGCCCGCGCCACCTTCGCCGACGAACTCGGCCTCGACCCCGGCCCGAACCTGGTGGCCCTGGAAGAGGCGATCCTCACCCAGCGCACGGACGTCCTCCGCGCAGCCGTCCCTCCGCCCCCAGCCGGCCCGCTCCAGGCAACCGCGCCGACGCTTCTGAACAGCAGGCCCGGCGCGCCCACTTTCGTGGGGCGGGAGGGCGAGCTGACGGCGCTGGTGGCGGCCGCTGGGCAGGCCGCCACAGAAGGGGCGCGCGTCGCGCTCGTCACCGGGGAGGCGGGGCTCGGCAAGTCGACGCTGCTGGAGTACCTCGGTGCGCGACTCGGACAGGACGGGTGGCTCGTGGCCACCGGGCGCTGTCCCGAGGTGGACAGCGCGCCGCCCGCGTGGGCGTGGGTCGAGGCGCTGCGCAGGGTGGCCGTGAACGTCCCTCCGGGGGAGTTCGCGGACGACCTGGCGCCGCTGCTCTCCGACTCCGTGCCGGTGGACGGCGACGCGGCGGCCGGGCGGTTCCGGCTGCGGCAGGCCGTGTGGAACTGGCTCGCGGCAGTCGCCGCCGACCGGCCGGTCGCCGTAGTCCTCGACGACCTCCACTGGGCGGATGCCGCCACGCTGGAACTGCTCGGCGGCGGTGTCGGCGCGCAGGCCCCGATCCTGATCGTCGCGGCCTACCGCGTGGACGAGAGCGAACGCCTCACGGACACGCTCGGGTCCCTCGCCCGCAGCGCGCCCCTCCGGCTGGATCTGCCCGGGCTGAACGGCGACGCCGTCGCGGAGCTCGTCCGCGCCGAGTGCGAGGCCGACGACGCGACCGTGGCCGGGATCGCCGAACGGACCGGCGGCAACCCGTTCTACGTGCGGGAGAGCGCACGGCTGCTGAGCGGCGAGGGCGCGCTGGTCGCGCTTTCCGAGGTCCCCGAAGGCATACGGGATGTGCTGCGGCGCCGGCTGGCGAGGCTCCCCGAGAGCGGCGTGTCCGTCCTGCGGCTGGCGGCGGTGGCCGGCCGGGAAAGCTCGGTGGACGTGCTCGTGAAGGCCGCCGACGCCGACGAGGACGGCGTGCTGGACGCGCTGGACGCGGGCATCATCGCCGGCTTGCTCGACGAGCCAGGGCCCGGGCGCGTCCGGTTCGTTCACGCCCTGGTCAGGGACACGCTCGTCGCCGACGTCAGCCGGCTGCGGGCCACCAGGATGCACGCCCGGATCGCCGCCGCCCTGGAGAACTCCGGCGACGTCGCGGCGCTCGCCTATCACTATGCGCGAGCGGGATCACCGAAGGCAGTCGGCTATTGCGTACGGGCCGCCGAGCTGGCCGAGGCGCGCTACGCCCACGACGTGGCCGCCACGCTCCTCACCGACGCCGTCACCAACTCCAGCGAACCGGACGAGCGTGTCGGACTGCTCGGCAGGCTACTGCGCGCGCAGATCAGGGCCGGGGCCGTCGCCGCGGCCAGGAACACGCGCGAGCAGGCCGTGGAGTACGCGGAGTCGATCGGCCGCGACGACCTGATGATCGCCGCGTTCACCGCCTGGACCGAGCCCACCTCCTGGCAGGCCCGCACGTACGGCACGATCGACCGTCCCATCGTCGGCCGCCTCCGCCGCCTGCTCAGGCGGACCGACCTCGCCACCGACGTGCGGTCCCGCCTGCTCACCGCGTACGCCAACGAACTGGTGGGCGAGGACGACCCGACGGTCATGGCGGCGGCGCGGGAAGCACTCGACCTCGCCACCGATCCCCGCCTCCGGGCCGCGGCGCTCTGGGTCCTCGCCCGCGACCCCGGACGGGAGGACTACGCCCGCGAGCTGGTGGAGATCGGCGTCGAGCACGACCTGCCCGTCTACCGCGTGAGCGGGCTGCTCAACCAGGCCGTGAACGCCGCCACGGCCAACGACCCGGCGACCATGCGCCGCGTGACCGGGGAGGCACTCGACCTCGCCCGCGCCTACCGGATGCCGGAGGCGATCGGCGCCGCCGAGATCGCGCTGGCGACCCTTGTACTCATCGAGGGCCGGTACGCCGACGCCGAGCGCCTCTACGCCGAGGCCACCGAACGCATGGACCGCGCCGGATCGGTGCACGTGGGCTTCCTCCCCCTCGCGCAGGCGGCGATCTGGCTGAACGACGGCACGCTCGGCGACCACCTGGATGACGTGCGCACTCTCCACGAGGCGCTCGGCCCGATGGTCGCCGACCTGCTCGCGCTCGCCCTCCACGCCGCCGGCCGCGGCGACGAGGCACGCCGGGCTCGCACGTCACCGAGCCCGATCCGGCCTGACTTCTTCTTCACCTTCCTCACAAGCCTGCGCGCGATGGCGATCATCGCCCTCAACGACCACGACGCTGCCGAGGAGATCTACGCAGAACTGCTCCCCCACCGCGATGGCCCCCCTGCCGGCGCGGCGAGCCTGTCGCTGGCCCTGCGTCCGGTCGCCCACACCCTCGGCAGACTCGCCCTCCTCCTCGGTCGCGCCGACGAAGCCGCCGCCCACTTCGCCCAAGCCGCCACCATCGCCGACCGGTGGAACGCCCCCCACTGGTCCGCCGACGCCCGAATACACGCCGATCTTGCCCTCAGCGGCCGCGTTTCGCCCCCGCAGGAACGCTGA
- a CDS encoding hemerythrin domain-containing protein, with protein sequence MTVNTQDMEIVHRAFRRESRLLKELVAAVAPGDTARAKVIADHFRDYRLGLKNHHEGEDELLWPPLLSRVDLEADIVLRMEAQHERIAATLTRLDAAVPAWEATAGAAERDTLVAVLADHQAVLLEHLDDEETTLLPLAAKHCTDEEWASLGDHMLANTPKLTMLTLFGLVLEDANPAERATLLSALPAPVRGIWHLVGRPRYARHIRRVRAA encoded by the coding sequence ATGACCGTCAACACCCAGGACATGGAGATCGTCCACCGCGCCTTCCGCCGCGAGTCGCGGCTGCTGAAGGAACTCGTCGCAGCGGTCGCCCCGGGCGACACCGCTCGCGCCAAAGTGATCGCCGACCACTTCCGCGACTACCGGCTGGGACTGAAGAACCACCACGAGGGTGAGGACGAGCTGCTGTGGCCGCCGCTGCTCTCCCGGGTCGATCTGGAGGCGGACATCGTCCTGCGCATGGAGGCCCAGCACGAGCGCATCGCGGCCACGCTGACCAGGCTGGACGCCGCGGTCCCGGCGTGGGAAGCCACCGCCGGCGCCGCCGAGCGCGACACCCTCGTGGCGGTCCTCGCCGATCACCAGGCGGTCCTGCTCGAACACCTCGACGACGAGGAGACCACTCTTCTTCCGCTCGCGGCCAAGCACTGCACCGACGAGGAATGGGCCTCCCTGGGCGACCACATGCTGGCCAACACGCCCAAGCTCACCATGCTCACGCTCTTCGGCCTCGTCCTGGAGGACGCGAACCCGGCCGAGCGCGCCACGCTCCTGTCCGCCCTCCCCGCACCGGTACGCGGCATCTGGCACCTCGTCGGCCGCCCCCGCTACGCCCGCCACATCCGCCGCGTCCGCGCGGCCTGA
- a CDS encoding DUF4267 domain-containing protein has product MSLKKINTVLAAAFILFILWFGAEFILSPDTTAPGFGMPSWPSGDGGGFLIIKGIRDVVLALVLGILLVTGHRRALGWVLLVEALAAYGDMTTVLAHHGSVATAFGIHGLTATLMVVTGLLILRETREVTAAPAPAMAEVG; this is encoded by the coding sequence ATGTCGCTGAAGAAGATCAACACCGTCCTGGCCGCCGCCTTCATCCTCTTCATCCTCTGGTTCGGGGCGGAGTTCATCCTGAGCCCGGACACGACGGCACCGGGCTTCGGCATGCCGAGCTGGCCGTCAGGCGACGGCGGCGGATTCCTGATCATCAAGGGAATCCGGGACGTCGTCTTGGCTTTGGTCCTGGGCATCCTGCTGGTGACGGGCCACCGCCGGGCGCTGGGCTGGGTGCTGCTGGTCGAGGCGCTCGCCGCGTACGGCGACATGACCACCGTGCTGGCCCACCACGGCTCCGTGGCCACCGCGTTCGGCATCCACGGCCTGACCGCGACCCTGATGGTGGTCACCGGCCTGCTGATCCTGCGCGAGACCCGCGAGGTCACCGCCGCCCCGGCACCCGCTATGGCCGAGGTCGGGTAA
- a CDS encoding IS5 family transposase (programmed frameshift) gives MVDRLSLRLVPDELWELAEPLIPAFEPRPQGGGTAPLDARAVFTAIMYVLSSGCAWRDVPPSFGVPFQTSHRRFGQWTEAGLWRRLHHAVLDELGGRDLIDWSRAIVDGASVRAKKGGSMTGPSPVDRGKPGSKIHALSDRDGLPLTVAISAANTHDSCALKPLVMALPTIKSRRGPRRCKPAKLHADKAYDQPDLRAWIARRGIKVRIARRGIESTDKLGKHRWVIERTMAWFTGYRRLTLRYERKAEHFLAFLLLAAALTCHKKLRKHTT, from the exons GTGGTGGATCGGTTGTCGCTGCGGTTGGTGCCGGATGAGCTCTGGGAATTGGCGGAGCCGTTGATTCCGGCGTTCGAGCCGCGCCCGCAGGGCGGTGGTACGGCGCCGCTGGACGCTCGCGCGGTGTTCACGGCGATTATGTATGTGCTGAGCAGCGGGTGTGCTTGGCGGGATGTGCCGCCGTCGTTCGGGGTGCCGTTCCAGACCTCGCACCGCCGCTTCGGCCAGTGGACCGAAGCCGGTCTGTGGCGGCGGTTGCACCACGCGGTTCTGGACGAACTCGGTGGCCGTGACCTGATCGACTGGTCGCGCGCGATCGTCGACGGAGCAAGCGTGCGCGCGAAAAAAG GGGGATCCATGACCGGACCCAGCCCGGTGGACCGCGGCAAACCCGGCTCGAAAATCCACGCCCTGTCCGACCGCGACGGCCTCCCGCTGACCGTCGCGATCTCCGCGGCCAACACCCACGACAGCTGTGCGCTCAAACCACTGGTCATGGCGCTGCCGACGATCAAATCCCGGCGCGGCCCGCGGCGGTGCAAGCCCGCCAAGCTGCACGCCGACAAGGCCTACGACCAACCCGACCTCCGAGCCTGGATCGCCCGCCGCGGCATCAAGGTCCGCATCGCCCGCAGAGGAATCGAATCCACCGACAAGCTCGGCAAACACCGCTGGGTCATCGAGCGGACCATGGCCTGGTTCACCGGATACCGCCGCCTGACCCTGCGCTACGAACGCAAAGCCGAACACTTCCTCGCCTTCCTCCTCCTCGCCGCAGCACTCACCTGCCACAAGAAACTCCGCAAACACACCACATGA
- a CDS encoding DUF6461 domain-containing protein has protein sequence MEEYREVPAGLADALVPVVADLVPMLRGRIPRGPAAALGRLGAPDAKPDVFGLVVGPLVMGHGESAALSRLRSLGEPVSERLLGALELTVDALTVPIPYEVEAAVPGPDETPHTFGFGMIGGPCAETVTAVRLLDQLRPGLSTLIVALVEELAGHEALVPLLEPPPELTGEKELAAAHGAAHLALAVAAAAPVLRRAGAPLLAGTSAAVVGVALGAVSALLSESPMPSAYAAALLEKRRADYVLPVSASGSASVRGHRFTLAEHTVLGEPDFSGNGLAVAVPGGIAVRTGLGEGQVPVSTRILERAPDEVELDWWDEVVEFSWRAERGDATLSESDSRRHVRTPPWPGDFRVRVHAIGRDGEERERYELMLWQAPPGPDIVHKRGDRLGYVVRGEPVPDIETPPEAAYRWIRQSMLGEAATVTVVGGASPAGVLRAFGADPAEPESAQELAAAFDLDPWVAVLPVEGGVLAVEFNGFQGSYRPVLEPLSREGRTGSLFWNINAVTRLSFADDGDVLASSELGYSEEIADPEVNQALAGLDFGGYRDRLEKGLLAIERYTGYRLRKEDLERMVEEDVAYRILPHLPELYPEARDADGSRAFPGHGPLGADTDRLAFVPEETLRELAWRAASAVAEHAGVTGDPVIAEVLTERRLSREAKLAARRSQLQAYREHSWLWQALHNATNPDPLAAAIGALSAARYAAGPGGEDLLEHARRVVRQR, from the coding sequence ATGGAGGAATACAGGGAAGTTCCGGCGGGGCTGGCGGATGCGCTCGTGCCGGTGGTCGCGGATCTGGTCCCGATGCTGCGCGGTCGGATCCCGCGCGGTCCTGCGGCGGCGCTCGGCAGGCTGGGAGCGCCGGATGCGAAGCCGGACGTCTTCGGCCTCGTGGTGGGACCGCTGGTTATGGGACATGGCGAATCCGCGGCGTTGAGCAGGCTGCGTTCGCTCGGTGAACCTGTCTCCGAGCGGTTGCTCGGCGCGCTGGAACTGACGGTGGACGCGTTGACCGTCCCCATTCCGTACGAGGTCGAGGCAGCGGTGCCAGGGCCGGACGAGACGCCGCATACCTTCGGGTTCGGGATGATCGGCGGGCCTTGCGCCGAGACCGTCACCGCGGTGCGCCTGCTCGATCAGCTGCGGCCTGGGCTTTCCACACTGATCGTGGCGCTGGTCGAGGAACTGGCCGGGCACGAGGCCTTGGTCCCGCTGCTTGAGCCCCCGCCGGAGCTCACCGGTGAAAAAGAACTGGCGGCGGCGCACGGAGCGGCCCATCTCGCGCTGGCCGTCGCGGCCGCCGCGCCGGTGCTGCGGAGGGCTGGAGCTCCGCTCCTCGCGGGGACGTCCGCAGCCGTCGTCGGTGTGGCGCTGGGCGCTGTTTCGGCTTTGTTGAGCGAAAGTCCGATGCCGTCGGCGTACGCGGCCGCGCTGCTGGAGAAACGCCGTGCCGACTACGTTCTGCCGGTGTCGGCGTCGGGTTCGGCCTCGGTGCGGGGACATCGGTTCACCCTGGCCGAGCACACTGTCCTCGGCGAGCCCGACTTCAGCGGGAATGGCCTGGCCGTCGCCGTCCCCGGCGGGATCGCCGTCCGGACCGGGCTGGGGGAGGGCCAGGTGCCGGTGTCGACGCGGATCCTCGAAAGAGCGCCGGACGAAGTGGAACTCGACTGGTGGGACGAGGTCGTCGAGTTCTCCTGGCGGGCGGAACGGGGCGACGCCACCTTGAGCGAAAGTGACTCGCGGCGGCACGTGAGAACACCGCCGTGGCCGGGCGATTTCCGTGTGCGGGTGCACGCGATCGGCCGAGACGGCGAGGAGCGCGAGCGCTACGAACTCATGCTGTGGCAGGCGCCGCCGGGGCCGGACATCGTGCACAAACGCGGTGACCGGCTCGGTTACGTCGTCCGCGGTGAACCCGTGCCCGACATCGAGACGCCTCCGGAGGCCGCCTATCGGTGGATCCGCCAGAGCATGCTCGGTGAGGCGGCGACAGTCACGGTGGTCGGGGGCGCCTCACCCGCTGGGGTGCTCCGCGCCTTCGGTGCGGACCCGGCCGAACCGGAGTCCGCGCAGGAGTTGGCGGCGGCGTTCGACCTTGATCCCTGGGTGGCCGTGCTTCCGGTCGAGGGCGGGGTGCTTGCCGTCGAGTTCAACGGTTTCCAAGGTTCGTACCGGCCGGTGCTGGAGCCGTTGTCACGGGAAGGTCGCACGGGCAGCCTGTTCTGGAATATCAACGCCGTGACCCGGCTGTCCTTCGCCGACGACGGGGACGTGCTCGCGTCGTCCGAACTCGGATACTCGGAGGAGATCGCCGACCCTGAGGTGAACCAGGCGTTGGCAGGCCTGGACTTCGGTGGCTATCGCGACAGACTGGAAAAGGGCCTGCTCGCCATCGAGCGGTACACCGGATACCGGCTGCGGAAGGAAGATCTCGAGCGGATGGTCGAGGAGGACGTCGCCTATCGCATCCTGCCGCATCTGCCCGAACTGTATCCCGAGGCACGTGACGCCGACGGTTCGCGCGCGTTCCCCGGTCATGGTCCTCTTGGGGCGGACACCGATCGGCTGGCCTTCGTACCCGAGGAAACGTTGCGGGAGCTGGCCTGGCGGGCGGCGTCGGCCGTGGCCGAGCACGCCGGCGTCACCGGAGACCCGGTCATCGCGGAAGTGCTCACGGAGCGCCGGCTGAGCCGGGAGGCGAAACTCGCGGCCAGGCGATCGCAGCTGCAGGCGTATCGGGAGCACTCCTGGCTATGGCAGGCGCTGCACAACGCGACCAATCCGGATCCGCTGGCCGCCGCGATCGGTGCGCTGTCCGCGGCACGATACGCGGCCGGACCGGGCGGTGAGGACCTGCTGGAGCACGCGCGCCGAGTAGTTCGCCAGCGGTAG
- a CDS encoding SsgA family sporulation/cell division regulator produces the protein MRNDHVTLRSTAVFDLLAPRTPAVPVKVELRYDTRDPYAVVAAFRTGRAGWVEWVYARDLLADGLLADAGDGDVRIRPSVEDPESVLIELNSPSGHAMFEASAQELADFLDRTYDVVLPGNEHLWVDVDDALTHLIPNDLA, from the coding sequence ATGCGCAACGATCACGTGACGCTCCGCTCGACGGCGGTGTTCGACCTCCTGGCGCCGCGGACCCCCGCGGTTCCGGTCAAGGTGGAACTGCGATACGACACTCGCGACCCGTACGCGGTCGTGGCCGCCTTCCGCACCGGCCGCGCCGGCTGGGTCGAGTGGGTCTACGCGCGCGATCTCCTCGCCGACGGCCTCCTGGCCGACGCGGGCGACGGCGACGTACGCATCCGCCCCTCCGTCGAAGACCCCGAGTCCGTCCTCATCGAACTGAACTCGCCGTCCGGGCACGCCATGTTCGAGGCGTCCGCTCAGGAGCTGGCCGACTTCCTCGACCGGACCTACGACGTCGTGCTCCCGGGCAACGAGCACCTGTGGGTCGACGTCGACGACGCCCTGACACACCTGATTCCCAACGATCTGGCCTGA
- a CDS encoding sugar transferase gives MEESVRPSSTVNGTPQHIDLQSIPLPPQRGAGDAAAVDTTSARPPYAAWESRYRAWVIGSDVFTAFVLIVMSAFLIDRSDPHDMHALGTAAAFLFGLSVCRAWSPRVLGEGAEEYRTLGRGLVATAVLVALGGLLFGALAVQPWVFIVVPMISVFMFLQRYALRQVLHRRRRLGECLLPVLAAGSPDTVADLIARTKADPHVGWRVEAVCTYSGAGAERGSGEVEGVPIVGKLDDLAGHVRRGGYRVVAVTADQHWNPKRLQRLAWDLEGTSAEMVVAPMLMEVAGPRLNVSGVLGMPLLRVTAPMFTGGRRLVKEALDRFGSALLLTLFSPLLLAIAVAIKLDDHGPVIYRQRRVGRDGHTFTMLKFRTMVTNADKLKQELQSDNEGAGPLFKMRKDPRVTRVGGLLRRYSLDELPQLLNVVSGRMSLVGPRPPLPEETAKYAPDARRRLLVKPGLTGLWQVSGRSDLSWAESIRLDLRYVEDWSLALDLVILWKTFRAVVQGRGAY, from the coding sequence ATGGAAGAGTCGGTGCGGCCGTCGTCCACCGTCAACGGGACGCCGCAGCACATCGACCTCCAGTCGATTCCGCTTCCCCCGCAACGGGGCGCGGGGGATGCCGCCGCGGTCGACACCACGTCGGCGCGGCCCCCTTACGCGGCTTGGGAATCGCGCTACCGCGCCTGGGTCATCGGTAGTGACGTTTTCACCGCGTTCGTGCTCATCGTGATGAGCGCCTTCTTGATCGATCGATCCGATCCGCACGACATGCACGCGCTCGGTACCGCCGCGGCCTTCCTGTTCGGGCTGTCGGTCTGCCGTGCCTGGAGTCCGCGTGTACTGGGCGAGGGTGCGGAGGAGTACCGGACGCTGGGGCGCGGCCTCGTGGCCACCGCCGTCCTCGTCGCGTTGGGCGGCCTGCTCTTCGGCGCGCTCGCCGTGCAGCCGTGGGTCTTCATCGTCGTCCCGATGATCTCGGTCTTCATGTTCCTGCAGCGGTACGCGCTGAGACAGGTGCTGCACCGGCGCAGGCGGCTCGGTGAATGCCTCCTTCCGGTGCTCGCGGCGGGAAGCCCCGACACGGTCGCCGATCTGATCGCCCGCACGAAGGCCGATCCTCATGTCGGCTGGCGTGTGGAAGCCGTCTGTACGTATTCCGGTGCCGGCGCGGAGCGGGGGAGCGGCGAGGTGGAAGGCGTCCCGATCGTCGGGAAGCTCGACGACCTCGCGGGCCACGTCCGCCGCGGCGGTTACCGGGTGGTCGCCGTGACCGCCGATCAGCACTGGAACCCGAAGCGCCTCCAGCGGCTCGCCTGGGACCTCGAAGGAACGTCGGCCGAGATGGTGGTCGCGCCGATGCTGATGGAGGTCGCCGGGCCCCGGTTGAACGTCTCCGGCGTGCTCGGCATGCCGCTGCTGCGGGTGACCGCGCCGATGTTCACCGGCGGCCGCCGTCTGGTCAAGGAAGCGCTCGACCGGTTCGGCTCCGCCTTGCTCCTCACCCTCTTTTCCCCGCTGCTGCTGGCGATCGCGGTCGCGATCAAGCTGGACGACCACGGCCCGGTGATCTACCGGCAGCGTCGCGTCGGCCGCGACGGGCACACCTTCACGATGCTGAAGTTCCGCACGATGGTCACGAACGCCGACAAGCTCAAGCAGGAGCTCCAGTCGGACAACGAAGGCGCGGGCCCGTTGTTCAAGATGCGCAAGGATCCGCGGGTGACCCGGGTCGGCGGTCTGCTTCGCCGGTACTCCCTCGACGAGCTGCCGCAGCTGCTCAACGTCGTGAGCGGGCGGATGTCGCTCGTCGGTCCCCGTCCGCCACTGCCCGAGGAGACCGCGAAGTACGCTCCCGACGCGCGCCGCCGTCTCCTGGTCAAGCCGGGGCTGACCGGCCTCTGGCAGGTCAGCGGCCGCAGCGACCTCAGCTGGGCCGAGAGCATCCGCCTCGACCTGCGTTACGTCGAGGACTGGTCGCTGGCCCTCGACCTGGTGATCCTCTGGAAGACCTTCCGCGCGGTGGTGCAGGGACGAGGTGCCTACTGA